In one Thermaerobacter sp. PB12/4term genomic region, the following are encoded:
- a CDS encoding energy-coupling factor transporter ATPase, with translation MSSAKGFRQLGGRPRVAGDAMNSIARYLIEAQDVEFVYSARLAAPVQALAGVSLRIEAGEHVAIVGSNGSGKSTLARHFNALLLPVAGTVYVGGHDTRRVTGDPTLRKHIRATVGMVFQNPDSQIVATIVREDVAFGPENLGVPRAEIERRVEEALAWVGMDRAALRPPHLLSAGQRQRVAIAGVLAMRPRAVIFDEATAMLDPSGRRSVMEILHRLHRAGVTVIQVTHHMDEAAQADRVVILHRGRIEADGAPDAVLVEPDRIKGFGLDVPPTVAIARQVARAVPGFPTRVMTVEELVKAVLQHVDRNARQRGTPGMERGTPRDERATRRHERGGPRDEQGNPRDAQGTPQSQQNFSRDELNPPWNGATTAAFPAPGPSEPPPAAGSSGLGGGYRHLPDPVIVVEELTHDYLRGTPLAHRALEDVSLAVGAGEVVAIIGQTGSGKSTLIQHFNGLLRPHKGRVRVADFDLANPRVDVRALRRRVGIVFQRPEDQLFERYVGDDVAFGPYKYGLRGEALRERVRWALGIVGLDFETFRDRPIFALSGGQRRKVALAGVLALRPEILVLDEPTAGLDPQSRDELLSILAELREREGLTVVLVSHNLDEVARLADYAYVMVGGRVALHGTPRGLFANPAALEAVGLDVPPACRVAHELRAAGLPIPAGAIHPHEVAEAITRVLTVPEEAQDRAGV, from the coding sequence GCCGCGGGTTGCCGGTGACGCCATGAACTCCATTGCCCGGTACCTCATCGAAGCCCAAGACGTGGAATTCGTCTACTCCGCGCGGCTGGCCGCGCCGGTGCAGGCTCTGGCGGGCGTGTCCTTGCGGATCGAGGCCGGGGAGCACGTGGCCATCGTCGGGTCCAACGGCAGCGGCAAGTCCACCCTGGCCCGTCACTTCAACGCGCTCCTCCTTCCCGTCGCCGGCACCGTCTACGTGGGCGGCCACGACACCCGGCGGGTCACCGGGGATCCCACGCTGCGGAAACACATCCGGGCTACGGTGGGCATGGTCTTCCAGAACCCCGACAGCCAGATCGTCGCCACCATTGTCCGGGAGGACGTCGCCTTCGGCCCCGAGAACCTGGGCGTCCCGCGGGCTGAGATCGAGCGACGCGTGGAGGAGGCCCTGGCGTGGGTCGGCATGGACCGGGCGGCGCTGCGCCCGCCCCACCTGCTGTCGGCCGGCCAGCGGCAGCGGGTGGCCATCGCCGGCGTGCTGGCGATGCGGCCGCGGGCGGTGATCTTCGACGAAGCCACCGCCATGCTGGACCCCAGCGGTCGCCGCAGCGTCATGGAGATCCTCCACCGGCTGCACCGGGCAGGGGTCACCGTCATCCAGGTCACCCACCACATGGACGAGGCAGCCCAGGCGGACCGGGTCGTGATCCTGCACCGCGGGCGGATCGAGGCCGACGGGGCACCCGACGCCGTGCTGGTCGAACCGGACCGCATCAAGGGATTCGGCCTGGACGTCCCCCCGACGGTGGCCATCGCCCGCCAGGTGGCGAGGGCGGTGCCCGGCTTCCCGACCCGTGTCATGACCGTTGAAGAACTGGTGAAGGCCGTGCTGCAGCATGTCGACCGCAATGCCCGCCAGCGGGGCACTCCAGGGATGGAGCGGGGGACACCGCGGGACGAGCGGGCCACCCGGCGGCACGAGCGGGGTGGGCCGCGGGACGAGCAGGGCAATCCCCGGGACGCCCAAGGCACGCCGCAGAGCCAGCAGAACTTCTCGCGGGACGAGTTGAACCCTCCGTGGAATGGGGCCACTACGGCAGCGTTCCCGGCTCCGGGGCCCTCTGAGCCGCCGCCGGCGGCCGGTTCGTCCGGCCTTGGAGGCGGATACCGGCACCTCCCCGACCCCGTGATCGTCGTGGAAGAGCTGACCCACGACTACCTGCGGGGAACACCCCTGGCCCACCGGGCCCTAGAGGATGTCTCCCTGGCCGTAGGTGCCGGCGAGGTGGTGGCCATCATCGGCCAGACGGGGTCCGGCAAGTCCACCCTCATCCAGCATTTCAACGGGCTGCTGCGGCCCCACAAGGGTCGGGTCCGGGTGGCGGACTTCGACCTGGCGAACCCGCGGGTCGACGTGCGCGCCCTGCGCCGGCGCGTGGGCATCGTCTTCCAGCGGCCGGAGGACCAGCTGTTCGAGCGGTACGTGGGGGACGACGTGGCCTTCGGCCCGTACAAGTACGGCCTCCGCGGCGAGGCGCTGCGCGAGCGGGTGCGCTGGGCGCTGGGCATCGTCGGCCTGGACTTCGAGACCTTCCGGGACCGGCCCATCTTCGCTCTCAGCGGCGGCCAGCGCCGCAAGGTGGCGTTGGCCGGTGTGCTGGCCTTGCGACCTGAAATCCTGGTGCTGGACGAACCGACGGCCGGCCTGGACCCGCAGAGCCGGGACGAGCTCCTGTCGATCCTGGCCGAGCTGCGGGAGCGGGAAGGGCTGACGGTGGTCCTGGTCAGCCACAACCTGGACGAGGTCGCCCGCCTGGCCGACTATGCCTACGTCATGGTGGGCGGCCGTGTGGCCCTGCACGGGACGCCCCGGGGGCTCTTCGCCAACCCGGCGGCCCTGGAAGCCGTGGGGCTCGACGTGCCCCCGGCGTGCCGGGTGGCCCATGAGCTGCGGGCCGCCGGCCTACCCATTCCCGCCGGTGCCATCCACCCCCACGAGGTGGCGGAAGCCATCACCCGGGTGCTGACGGTGCCCGAGGAGGCGCAGGACCGTGCAGGAGTTTGA